In one Balaenoptera musculus isolate JJ_BM4_2016_0621 chromosome 2, mBalMus1.pri.v3, whole genome shotgun sequence genomic region, the following are encoded:
- the LCTL gene encoding lactase-like protein — protein MCFLGCGGEPGAMKPVRAVTLWWVLLLVSRLGATRKESLEEASFYYGTFPLGFSWGVGSSAFQTEGAWDQDGKGPSIWDTFTHSGKGNVLGEETADVACNGYYKVQEDVALLRELHVSHYRFSLSWPRLLPTGVRADGVNKKGIQFYSDFIDALLKSNITPIVTLHHWDLPQLLQVKYGGWQNVSTANYFSDYASLCFEAFGDRVKHWVTFSDPRTMAEKGYETGHHAPGLKLHGTGLYKAAHHVIKAHAQAWHSYNSTWRSKQQGLVGISLNCDWGEPVDISNPKDIEAAERYLQFCLGWFANPIYAGDYPQVMKDHIGRKSAEQGLDMSRLPVFSLQEKSYIKGTSDFLGLGHFTTRYITERNYPSRQGPSYQNDRDLVELVDPNWPDLGSKWLHSVPWGFRRLLNFAQTQYGNPPIYVTENGASQKLHCTQLCDGWRIQYLKGYTNEMLKAIKDGANIKGYTSWSLLDKFEWERGYSDRYGFYYVDFNKKNRPRYPKASVEYYKKIITANGFPNPREVESWYLKALETCSINNQMLAAEPFLSYMQIMTEILVPTVCTLCILIAAVLLMLLLRSLS, from the exons ATGTGCTTTCTCGGGTGTGGGGGAGAGCCGGGTGCCATGAAGCCAGTGAGGGCTGTCACTCTTTGGTGGGTGCTACTGCTGGTGTCCAGGCTGGGGGCCACCAGGAAGGAATCCCTAGAAGAGGCCTCCTTCTACTATGGAACCTTCCCACTTG GCTTCTCCTGGGGCGTGGGCAGTTCCGCCTTCCAGACTGAGGGCGCCTGGGACCAGGACGGGAAAGGGCCCAGCATCTGGGACACCTTCACGCACAGCGGGAAAGGGAATGTGCTTGGGGAGGAGACTGCAGACGTGGCCTGTAACGGCTACTACAAGGTCCAG GAGGACGTCGCTCTGCTGAGGGAGCTGCACGTCAGCCACTACCGGTTCTCCCTGTCCTGGCCCCGGCTCCTGCCCACGGGTGTCCGAG CTGACGGGGTGAACAAGAAGGGGATCCAATTCTACAGTGACTTCATTGACGCCCTTCTGAAGAGTAACATCACCCCCATCGTGACCCTGCACCACTGGGATCTCCCACAG CTGCTCCAGGTCAAGTATGGCGGGTGGCAGAACGTGAGCACGGCCAACTACTTCAGTGATTACGCCAGCCTATGCTTCGAGGCCTTTGGGGACCGGGTGAAGCACTGGGTCACCTTCAGTGATCCTCGG ACAATGGCAGAGAAAGGCTACGAGACGGGCCACCACGCACCTGGCCTGAAGCTCCATGGCACGGGCCTGTACAAGGCGGCACATCACGTCATTAAG GCCCATGCCCAAGCCTGGCACTCCTACAACAGCACATGGCGCAGCAAGCAGCAAG gtctGGTGGGGATTTCATTAAACTGCGACTGGGGGGAACCTGTGGACATTAGTAACCCCAAGGACATAGAGGCTGCCGAGAGATACCTACAGTTCTGCCTGGGCTGGTTTGCCAACCCCATTTACGCCGGTGACTACCCGCAAGTCATGAAGGACCATATCG GAAGAAAGAGTGCAGAGCAAGGCCTGGATATGTCGAGGTTACCGGTGTTCTCACTCCAGGAAAAGAGCTACATTAAAGGCACCTCTGATTTCTTGGGATTAGGTCATTTTACGACTCGGTACATCACAGAAAGGAACTACCCCTCTCGCCAGGGGCCCAGCTACCAGAACGATCGTGACCTAGTTGAACTGGTTGACCCAAACTGGCCTGATCTGGGGTCTAAATGGCTACATTCTGTGCCATGGGGATTTAGGAGGCTTCTCAACTTTGCTCAG ACTCAATACGGCAATCCACCCATATATGTGACAGAAAATGGAGCATCTCAAAAATTACACTGTACCCAATTATGTGATGGGTGGAGAATTCAATACCTTAAAGGATACACAAATGAAATGCTAAAAG CTATCAAAGATGGTGCTAATATAAAAGGGTATACTTCCTGGTCTCTGTTGGATAAGTTTGAATGGGAGAGAGGATACTCAGATAGATACGGATTCTACTATGTCGATTTCAACAAGAAAAATAGGCCGCGCTATCCAAAGGCTTCAGTTGAATATTACAAGAAGATTATCACTGCCAATGGGTTTCCCAATCCTCGAGAG GTGGAAAGTTGGTACCTCAAAGCCTTGGAAACCTGCTCTATCAACAACCAGATGCTTGCTGCAG AGCCCTTTCTAAGTTACATGCAGATCATGACGGAGATCTTGGTACCTACAGTCTGCACCCTCTGTATACTAATCGCTGCAGTTCTCCTGATGCTTCTGCTGCGGAGCCTGAGCTGA